A genomic region of Bosea sp. 124 contains the following coding sequences:
- a CDS encoding DUF305 domain-containing protein — MKRSIPTTLILLALAGPALAQSSHQGHGAAPAAGATPMGKMGMGMMDMESMQAMMKTMMPAAGDAASTKDFKAADMKMMHDMAVPYTGNPDVDFRAKMIPHHQGAIDMAKVALAHAKDETTKAMAAQIIKDQEREIAEMREWLTKNAPK, encoded by the coding sequence ATGAAACGCTCGATCCCCACCACGCTGATCCTCCTGGCCCTCGCTGGGCCCGCCCTGGCGCAATCGTCCCATCAGGGACATGGCGCAGCTCCCGCGGCCGGCGCCACGCCCATGGGCAAGATGGGCATGGGCATGATGGACATGGAGTCCATGCAGGCCATGATGAAGACGATGATGCCGGCAGCCGGCGACGCGGCCTCGACCAAGGACTTCAAGGCCGCCGACATGAAGATGATGCACGACATGGCGGTGCCCTACACCGGCAATCCGGACGTCGACTTCCGCGCAAAGATGATCCCTCACCATCAGGGCGCGATCGACATGGCCAAGGTCGCCTTGGCCCATGCCAAGGACGAGACGACGAAGGCTATGGCCGCTCAGATCATCAAGGATCAGGAGCGCGAGATCGCCGAGATGCGTGAGTGGCTGACCAAGAACGCCCCGAAGTAA
- a CDS encoding efflux RND transporter permease subunit, which yields MFNLLVSASLRNRLFVIAAALVLVAYGSYVLPRVPVDVFPDLNRPTVTLMTEAEGLAPQEVEQLVTYPLETAMNGMPGVLRVRSVSGVGLSITYVEFDWGTDIYRSRQLVAERLSLVREQLPRGVAPQMGPVSSIMGEIMLVAVTAEKASPMEVREIADFTIRPQLLNIAGVSQVIPIGGEVRQYRITPDVAALQALDVTHEQVEAAVTRFGTNTGGGFVDQQGREYLIRNVGLTRRLEDLRNTVVVQRQGQPVLLHQVAAVEFAARVKRGDAGYQGKPAVIIGIQKQPDADTVSLTRQVEAALAEIQKTLPAGISATNVQFRQATFIETSIANVERVLLEAAGVVAVILLLFLMNVRATLISLTAIPVSILTTVLVFKLFGLTINTMTLGGLAIAIGELVDDAVVDVENILRRLKQNRESAMPKPVLAVIAAASQEVRSGIVYATAIIILVFIPLFALSGIEGRLFAPLGVAYIVSILASLVVSITLTPVMAYYLLSGTAGGHERDSFVVRHLKSGNAALLRWAFGARGLILSMVGIGVALAVYGATLLPRTFLPPFNEGTLVVSLQYNPGISLAESHRLGLIAERLALKVPEVKSIGRRTGRAELDEHAEGVHSSEVDIDLHRSERPKEAIYADIRAALSVLPVSVNIGQPIGHRLDHMLSGVRAQIALKIYGEDLDTIRSLAETLRERLAAVPGLVDLQVERQVRIPQLRIDVDHEKAALYGLTPASVTQALETLSNGRTVSQIVEGNRRYDVVLRLSDQDRSTTGLEDLLIATPSGHVPLRMIASVSETDGPNQIQRENGQRRIAVYGNGDGQRDMTAIIADIRGVVAQTPLPQGYVTRMEGTFQAQEEATLRIGLLSLVSLALIFVVLFTRYQSAVLALIIMGNIPLALIGSVVALHLAGQPLSVASMVGFITLAGISARNGILKVSHYINLALHEGESFGRDLVIRGSLERLTPVLMTALSAGLALVPLLYGADQPGREILHPVAVTIFGGLISATIIDTVLTPLLFLAFGRKPLERIAAGRASEGGQLTPAETY from the coding sequence ATGTTCAACCTCCTCGTCTCGGCCAGCCTGCGCAACCGGCTCTTCGTCATCGCCGCCGCGCTCGTCCTCGTCGCCTACGGCTCCTACGTGCTGCCGCGCGTGCCCGTGGACGTTTTCCCCGACCTGAACCGGCCGACCGTCACCCTGATGACGGAAGCCGAGGGGCTCGCGCCACAGGAGGTCGAGCAGCTCGTCACCTACCCGCTGGAGACGGCGATGAACGGCATGCCGGGCGTGTTGCGCGTGCGGTCAGTGTCGGGCGTCGGTCTCTCGATCACCTATGTCGAGTTCGACTGGGGCACCGACATCTACCGCTCGCGCCAGCTCGTCGCCGAGCGCCTGTCCCTTGTTCGCGAGCAGTTGCCGCGCGGCGTCGCTCCGCAAATGGGCCCAGTCTCCTCCATCATGGGCGAGATCATGCTGGTGGCGGTGACGGCCGAGAAGGCCTCGCCGATGGAGGTGCGCGAGATCGCGGACTTCACCATACGGCCGCAGCTCCTCAACATCGCCGGTGTCTCGCAGGTCATCCCGATCGGCGGGGAGGTCCGGCAGTACCGGATCACCCCGGACGTCGCGGCTCTGCAGGCGCTGGACGTCACTCACGAGCAGGTCGAGGCGGCGGTCACGCGTTTCGGCACCAACACCGGCGGCGGGTTCGTCGACCAGCAGGGCCGGGAGTACCTCATCCGCAACGTCGGGCTGACACGCCGGCTGGAGGATCTGCGCAACACGGTCGTCGTTCAGCGTCAGGGCCAGCCGGTTCTGCTGCACCAGGTCGCGGCCGTCGAGTTCGCCGCGCGGGTCAAGCGCGGCGACGCCGGATACCAGGGCAAGCCGGCGGTGATCATCGGCATCCAGAAGCAGCCCGACGCCGACACCGTCTCGCTGACGAGGCAGGTGGAGGCGGCGCTGGCCGAGATCCAGAAGACGCTGCCCGCCGGCATCTCGGCGACCAACGTCCAGTTCCGGCAGGCCACCTTCATCGAGACCTCGATCGCCAATGTCGAGCGCGTGCTGCTGGAGGCGGCGGGCGTGGTCGCCGTCATCCTGCTGCTCTTCCTGATGAACGTCCGGGCGACCCTGATCTCCCTGACCGCGATCCCGGTCTCGATCCTGACGACGGTCCTGGTCTTCAAGCTGTTCGGCCTGACGATCAACACGATGACGCTCGGCGGTCTGGCGATCGCAATCGGCGAACTGGTCGACGACGCGGTCGTGGACGTGGAGAACATCCTGCGGCGCCTGAAGCAGAACCGGGAAAGCGCCATGCCCAAGCCGGTGCTGGCGGTCATCGCGGCCGCCTCGCAGGAGGTGCGGTCGGGCATCGTCTACGCAACGGCCATCATCATCCTGGTCTTCATCCCGCTCTTTGCCCTGTCGGGCATCGAGGGGCGGCTCTTCGCGCCGCTCGGGGTCGCCTACATCGTCTCGATCCTGGCGTCGCTGGTCGTCTCGATCACGCTGACGCCGGTCATGGCCTACTACCTGCTCTCGGGGACAGCCGGCGGGCACGAGCGCGACTCCTTCGTCGTGCGCCATCTCAAGAGCGGCAACGCCGCGCTGCTGCGCTGGGCCTTCGGGGCCCGGGGCCTGATCCTGTCGATGGTAGGCATCGGCGTGGCCCTGGCCGTCTATGGCGCGACGCTGCTGCCGCGGACCTTCCTGCCGCCCTTCAACGAGGGCACGCTGGTGGTCTCTCTGCAGTACAACCCCGGCATCTCGCTGGCCGAGAGCCATCGCCTCGGGCTGATCGCCGAACGGCTCGCGCTCAAGGTGCCGGAGGTGAAGTCGATCGGGCGCCGGACCGGGCGCGCCGAACTCGACGAGCACGCCGAGGGCGTCCATTCCTCGGAGGTCGACATCGACCTGCATCGCTCCGAACGGCCCAAGGAGGCGATCTACGCCGACATTCGGGCGGCGCTGAGCGTCCTGCCGGTCTCGGTCAACATCGGCCAGCCCATCGGCCACCGGCTCGACCACATGCTCTCGGGCGTGCGGGCGCAGATCGCGCTGAAAATCTATGGCGAGGATCTCGACACGATCCGCAGCCTGGCCGAGACCCTGCGCGAGCGCCTTGCCGCCGTGCCGGGCCTGGTCGATCTCCAGGTCGAGCGGCAGGTCCGCATCCCTCAGCTGCGCATCGACGTCGACCATGAGAAGGCGGCGCTCTACGGCCTGACGCCGGCCAGCGTCACCCAGGCGCTGGAGACGCTCTCCAACGGCCGCACGGTGTCGCAGATCGTCGAGGGCAACCGCCGCTACGACGTGGTGCTGCGCCTGTCCGACCAGGATCGATCCACGACCGGACTGGAGGACCTCCTGATCGCGACGCCGTCCGGCCACGTGCCGTTGCGCATGATCGCCTCGGTCTCCGAGACGGATGGCCCCAACCAGATCCAGCGTGAGAACGGCCAGCGCCGCATCGCGGTCTACGGCAACGGCGACGGCCAGCGCGACATGACGGCGATCATCGCCGACATCCGCGGGGTCGTCGCGCAGACCCCGCTGCCTCAGGGCTATGTCACCCGCATGGAGGGCACCTTCCAAGCGCAGGAGGAGGCGACGCTGCGGATCGGGCTACTGAGCCTCGTATCGCTCGCGCTGATCTTTGTGGTGCTGTTCACCCGCTACCAGTCGGCGGTGCTGGCGCTGATCATCATGGGCAACATCCCGCTCGCGCTGATCGGCAGCGTCGTCGCTCTGCACCTCGCCGGGCAGCCGCTCTCGGTCGCCTCGATGGTTGGCTTCATCACGCTCGCCGGCATCTCGGCCCGCAACGGCATCCTCAAGGTCTCGCACTACATCAACCTGGCGCTCCACGAAGGCGAGAGCTTCGGGCGGGACCTCGTCATCCGCGGCAGCCTGGAACGCCTGACGCCGGTGCTGATGACCGCGCTCTCGGCAGGGTTGGCACTGGTCCCGCTGCTCTACGGCGCCGACCAGCCTGGCCGGGAAATCCTGCATCCGGTCGCCGTCACGATCTTCGGGGGCCTGATATCGGCGACGATCATCGACACGGTGCTGACGCCGCTCCTCTTCCTCGCCTTCGGCCGCAAGCCGCTGGAACGCATCGCGGCTGGCCGCGCCTCGGAAGGCGGGCAACTGACGCCTGCCGAAACCTACTGA
- a CDS encoding HlyD family efflux transporter periplasmic adaptor subunit, which translates to MLSLCRSVARCLIAPLALASLLSIPAAAHEGHDHGAPAAAVSAAGTPRLALHSDAYELVGVLRAGRLTLFLDRYAGNEPVLDARIAVTIGAGAEVVATPTPDGTYVLASDQLAGAGPLELVVAITHPGGDDLLIGTLDRPAASAVPAASAPTERAASVTIVGKQVPVLHLATGAALAFGLLLGVGLRSARPVIPAIGLVVLLLIAGTAIATAHEGHDHGEAAKVALPAGDTPRRLADGAVFAPKSTQRLLGVRTQVAKPEEAGRTVALVGRVIADPNRSGQVQSITGGRIVAPDGGLPWLGQRVRRGDILATVEQAVPQADRTTIAERVGEIEQQIAMVEEKLKRSRGLAERAIAPQSQVVDFEIELAGLMRRREIVGRIRVEPEVLRAPLGGVVSAVRVVAGQVVGSQDVLFQVLDPGGLWVEALSYGDVDLSQLGGASATLPGGKPLALSFRGFGRALQQQATVVQFSIEDAPATLAIGQPVRVTAQNGASVAGIIVQRDAVVRGGNGEALVWRHTDPERFEAKPVRTEPFDATRVVIRAGIATGDRIVVRGAEHLNQIR; encoded by the coding sequence ATGTTATCCCTATGCCGCAGCGTCGCTCGCTGCCTTATCGCGCCGTTGGCGCTCGCCTCTCTCCTGTCGATTCCCGCCGCTGCCCATGAGGGCCACGACCATGGCGCCCCCGCCGCTGCGGTGTCGGCTGCCGGGACGCCCCGCCTGGCACTTCACTCCGACGCCTATGAGCTAGTCGGGGTCTTGCGCGCGGGCCGGCTGACGCTGTTCCTCGACCGCTATGCCGGAAACGAACCGGTTCTCGACGCGCGCATCGCGGTGACGATCGGAGCGGGCGCCGAGGTCGTGGCGACGCCGACGCCGGATGGCACCTACGTCCTGGCGTCCGATCAGCTTGCGGGCGCGGGCCCGCTGGAGCTCGTCGTCGCGATCACCCACCCCGGTGGCGACGATCTCCTGATCGGAACGCTGGACCGGCCGGCGGCTTCAGCCGTGCCAGCCGCGTCGGCGCCGACCGAGCGGGCCGCGAGCGTCACCATCGTTGGCAAGCAGGTGCCGGTGCTTCACCTGGCCACCGGCGCGGCCCTGGCGTTCGGGCTCCTGCTTGGGGTCGGCCTGCGCAGCGCCCGTCCGGTCATACCGGCGATCGGGCTGGTCGTGCTGCTGCTGATCGCGGGAACGGCGATCGCGACGGCCCATGAAGGCCATGATCATGGCGAGGCCGCGAAGGTCGCACTTCCGGCGGGCGACACGCCCCGCCGACTCGCGGACGGGGCGGTCTTCGCGCCGAAGTCGACCCAGCGGCTCCTTGGCGTTCGCACGCAGGTCGCCAAGCCCGAGGAGGCCGGCAGGACCGTCGCCCTGGTCGGGCGCGTGATCGCCGATCCCAATCGCTCCGGCCAGGTCCAGAGCATCACCGGCGGCCGGATCGTCGCGCCCGACGGCGGGCTGCCGTGGCTCGGGCAACGCGTCCGGCGCGGCGATATCCTGGCGACCGTCGAGCAGGCGGTGCCGCAGGCCGACCGCACCACCATCGCCGAGCGCGTCGGCGAGATCGAGCAACAGATCGCGATGGTCGAGGAGAAGCTCAAGCGCTCGCGCGGCCTGGCCGAGCGGGCCATCGCCCCCCAGAGCCAGGTCGTCGATTTCGAGATCGAACTCGCCGGCCTGATGCGGCGGCGCGAGATCGTCGGTCGCATCCGGGTCGAACCCGAGGTGCTGCGCGCGCCGCTGGGCGGCGTCGTCTCGGCCGTCCGGGTCGTGGCCGGGCAGGTCGTCGGATCGCAGGACGTCCTGTTCCAGGTTCTCGATCCCGGCGGGCTGTGGGTCGAGGCGCTGTCGTATGGCGACGTCGACCTGTCCCAACTCGGCGGCGCCTCGGCCACGTTGCCGGGCGGCAAGCCCCTCGCGCTCTCCTTCCGCGGCTTCGGGCGGGCGCTGCAGCAGCAGGCGACGGTGGTGCAGTTCTCGATCGAGGACGCGCCGGCCACGCTGGCGATCGGGCAGCCCGTCCGGGTGACGGCCCAGAACGGAGCCAGCGTCGCCGGCATCATCGTCCAGCGCGACGCGGTCGTGCGAGGCGGCAACGGCGAGGCGCTGGTCTGGCGCCACACCGACCCCGAGCGTTTCGAGGCCAAGCCGGTCCGCACCGAGCCGTTCGACGCGACGCGGGTCGTGATCCGGGCCGGTATCGCGACGGGAGACCGGATCGTGGTCCGCGGCGCCGAACACCTCAACCAGATCCGCTGA